AAATTTACATTTTTGGCGATCTGTGTGCCTGAGTTAAAAAGCACATCGACATTTGGCGTATATATCGTTTTTATCTCAGGTTGTGGCTTTGCGCTAACTGGCAAAGTCGCTGAAATTTCAAAATTTTGATCACAGATATAGACGATATTTTCTCTTAAATTTGTCTTTTCGCTTAAAATTTCAACATTTATGTTGCACTCCCTGCCCATTTGCGTGACAAATGAGTTTATAAACATCTTGTTCATGTGCTGAGCGATGACGACCATCGCACCATTTAAATTTATATCTTTTAATAGTTTTTTTATATGACCTGGACCTCCTGTTGAAGCCCCTATTAAGACCAGTTTTTGAGCCACTAATTGCCTTTAAATTTAAAATTTACTACACAAATCAAGTTCTAAATTCGCCAAGTTTTGCATTTAGCGTATCTGTCATCTTATTTAGGTGCTCAGCAGCTGAAGCTATCTCTTCTACGCTTCTTGTGCTTTGAGATGAAATTTGACTTATGCCCTCCATGCTTTTTACTATATCGTCAATATCCTTGCCAGTCTTTATATAGTCCTCGATAGTTTTATCAGATAGTCCTATGGCTGATCTCATGATATCGCTCATATCTCTTATGGTGTTTTGCGCGTTGTTTGCCACGCCTGTTAGCTCGCTTATTTGCTTAGAATTTATACTCATTTGCTCGCTGCTTTCATTTATCGCTTGAACGATGACATTGATAGTTGCGTTTATCTCTGTTAGGCTCTTTTGAGTGCGCTCAGCAAGCTTTCTAACCTCATCGGCAACGACTGCAAAGCCACGTCCATGCTCACCTGCACGTGCCGCTTCAATGGCAGCGTTAAGAGCTAGTAAATTTGTCTGATCTGCTATGTCATTGATAACCACAAGCACTGATTTTACCTGCTCGGCATCACGGCTAAGCTGCTCGATCTTGCCAGCCATTTGATTTTCAATATCAGATGTCTGAGCGATCTCTGAAGATAAATTTGAGATGGTATTTAGCGTCTCATCAACGTAGCTTAGCGCCTTTTGAAGATCATCTTTGCCGCCTTTTGCAA
This genomic stretch from Campylobacter concisus harbors:
- a CDS encoding CheB methylesterase domain-containing protein, translating into MAQKLVLIGASTGGPGHIKKLLKDINLNGAMVVIAQHMNKMFINSFVTQMGRECNINVEILSEKTNLRENIVYICDQNFEISATLPVSAKPQPEIKTIYTPNVDVLFNSGTQIAKNVNLLAILLTGIGDDGAAGLDKLYKAGAKCIAENEESAIVYGMPKRAKELNQNLKSLNLMMIRKELEEFLNAF